From the Roseiconus lacunae genome, one window contains:
- a CDS encoding helix-turn-helix domain-containing protein, translating to MGSKRVQFSPKEVAQSLRVSESSVKRWCDKGAIPTIRTVGGHRRITLSALREFLRSSDRSLVDPLVLGIEEAELSLANPQTIVRPLIPGDGREPSQQEFRSALAVGDEDRCLRLLMDRLSLGWSRSEAAEDMITDAMRAIGNAWDCGDLDVYQERRSCTICHRLVGQLRDSLPPIETGASVAIGASPESDPYQLPTAMVELALRENGWNAINLGCNLPVASLIRAVEDYQPSLVWLSVTSVADAEGFIREENRLANALGENTSLIVGGSALDDELRPRLRYTAHCDSLRHLVELASVLRRQAPPSRN from the coding sequence GTGGGTTCCAAACGCGTCCAATTCTCGCCGAAGGAAGTTGCGCAATCCCTTCGCGTCAGTGAGTCGTCGGTCAAACGATGGTGCGACAAGGGGGCAATCCCAACAATTCGCACTGTTGGAGGGCACCGTCGGATCACGCTTTCGGCGCTGCGTGAGTTCCTGCGCAGCTCCGACCGTTCGTTGGTCGACCCATTGGTACTGGGAATCGAAGAGGCGGAGCTTTCGCTGGCAAACCCGCAAACGATCGTCCGTCCGTTGATCCCCGGCGACGGCCGAGAGCCTTCGCAACAGGAATTTCGTTCGGCGTTAGCGGTTGGTGATGAGGATCGGTGCTTGCGGTTACTGATGGACCGTTTGTCACTCGGATGGAGCCGCTCCGAAGCGGCCGAAGACATGATCACCGACGCCATGCGGGCGATTGGCAACGCCTGGGATTGTGGCGATTTGGACGTCTATCAAGAGCGGCGAAGTTGTACGATTTGCCACCGATTGGTCGGGCAATTACGCGATAGCTTGCCACCGATCGAAACGGGGGCGAGTGTCGCGATCGGTGCGTCTCCCGAATCGGACCCTTATCAGTTGCCGACCGCGATGGTTGAGTTGGCTCTTCGTGAAAACGGGTGGAATGCTATCAACCTAGGGTGCAATCTTCCGGTCGCCTCGTTGATTCGCGCGGTCGAGGATTATCAACCATCGCTTGTTTGGTTGAGTGTCACATCGGTTGCGGATGCGGAAGGGTTTATTCGTGAGGAAAACCGACTCGCGAATGCTCTCGGGGAGAATACCTCTCTGATTGTCGGCGGAAGTGCCCTCGACGACGAGCTCCGCCCCCGGCTTCGTTATACGGCGCATTGTGACAGTTTGCGTCATCTGGTCGAGTTGGCTTCTGTTTTACGTCGCCAGGCTCCGCCGTCTCGAAATTAG
- a CDS encoding alpha/beta hydrolase: protein MNRFDASVLGGEIADDLPSGQHDAKGFDGTTFDQLGTSSNDDSSKWVSVPQSQTFFVPLHYEANYQYPLIVWLHSDGFNENQVCHVMPHISTRNYLATGIRAPRAADASGHRFAWGHSDAVIDQVRHGVIAAVTEAKNKYNVHPGRIVVAGYREGGTMAVQMALSYPSLFAAAVSVGGDFELPKCTKSELQLLKRQRVAMLWQHSIERSGYCHEAMAKQIGNAAAIDAQLEVRQYVSDDEMNTAVLSDLDRWLMDHVVCSTPIGKMTDWDTSPVSFSDN, encoded by the coding sequence ATGAACCGTTTTGATGCATCCGTTCTTGGGGGCGAAATCGCGGACGATCTGCCTTCCGGGCAGCACGACGCCAAGGGATTTGACGGCACGACGTTCGATCAGCTTGGTACGAGTTCTAACGACGACTCATCGAAATGGGTCAGCGTCCCACAATCGCAGACATTTTTTGTTCCGCTGCACTACGAAGCCAATTATCAGTATCCATTGATCGTTTGGCTTCATAGCGATGGGTTCAATGAAAACCAAGTCTGCCACGTGATGCCACACATCAGCACGCGTAACTATTTGGCTACCGGAATCCGGGCCCCGCGGGCGGCCGATGCGTCGGGGCATCGCTTTGCTTGGGGGCATAGCGACGCGGTGATCGATCAGGTTCGCCACGGTGTAATCGCAGCCGTTACCGAAGCGAAGAACAAATACAACGTCCATCCCGGCCGCATCGTCGTCGCGGGTTATCGCGAAGGTGGCACGATGGCGGTTCAGATGGCACTCAGTTATCCCAGTTTATTTGCCGCTGCGGTTTCGGTCGGGGGAGACTTCGAACTCCCCAAATGCACTAAGTCAGAGCTGCAATTGCTGAAGCGTCAACGGGTCGCAATGCTTTGGCAACATTCGATCGAACGATCAGGGTATTGTCATGAAGCGATGGCGAAGCAAATCGGTAACGCAGCGGCAATCGACGCGCAGTTAGAAGTGCGTCAGTATGTTAGCGACGACGAAATGAATACGGCTGTTTTGTCCGATTTAGACCGATGGTTGATGGACCATGTGGTTTGCTCGACGCCAATCGGTAAAATGACCGACTGGGATACCAGTCCGGTGTCATTCTCGGACAACTAA
- a CDS encoding response regulator transcription factor: MAEEDLQPVDDASKTAKILIVDDDVEIIESVRYALEHEGYEVVIARDGNQGLALAEKESPDLIILDMMMPKRSGFLVLEKLRRMNEAMVPVIMITGNEGSRHKAYAELLGVSDYIRKPFQMDKLLRAVGTQLASA; encoded by the coding sequence ATGGCCGAAGAAGATTTGCAACCAGTGGACGACGCCAGCAAGACGGCCAAGATCCTGATCGTTGATGACGACGTCGAGATCATCGAAAGTGTACGGTATGCCCTGGAGCACGAAGGCTACGAAGTCGTCATCGCGCGAGATGGCAACCAAGGTCTAGCGCTTGCCGAAAAGGAATCGCCCGATCTGATCATCTTGGACATGATGATGCCCAAGCGGAGTGGCTTCCTGGTCTTAGAAAAGTTGCGTAGAATGAACGAGGCCATGGTGCCGGTCATCATGATCACCGGTAACGAAGGTAGCCGTCACAAAGCGTACGCGGAATTGCTCGGCGTGAGCGATTATATCCGCAAGCCATTTCAAATGGACAAGCTGTTGCGTGCCGTCGGAACCCAGCTTGCGTCGGCATGA
- a CDS encoding DUF423 domain-containing protein yields MIRSRLVIAGIAGALGVAIGAFGAHGLESYLVGFSDDPLYLEKRLSQFDTGARYHLVHAVAILALASLPKGRVSSVATWLFVTGIILFSGSLYVLVLTDTSWLGAITPLGGLAWIAAWVSLLWINAPQGNES; encoded by the coding sequence ATGATCCGCAGTCGACTCGTCATCGCCGGGATCGCCGGCGCCCTCGGTGTAGCCATCGGCGCGTTCGGTGCTCACGGCCTCGAAAGCTATCTCGTCGGGTTTAGCGACGATCCGTTGTACCTCGAGAAGCGGCTCAGCCAATTCGATACCGGTGCACGCTATCACCTCGTTCATGCGGTCGCGATCTTGGCCCTCGCTTCGCTTCCCAAGGGACGGGTGAGTTCGGTCGCAACTTGGCTTTTCGTTACCGGAATCATTCTTTTCAGCGGCAGCCTCTATGTACTGGTGCTGACGGATACGAGTTGGCTCGGCGCAATCACTCCCCTTGGTGGTCTCGCTTGGATTGCGGCCTGGGTAAGCTTGCTGTGGATCAACGCACCGCAGGGGAACGAATCATGA
- a CDS encoding Rieske (2Fe-2S) protein, with amino-acid sequence MNDTDGSNWVDVAAATDVDEGQAIEVVVGEHIIALFRTADRYYALDGLCSHQGGPIANGELSLTDQGKSCVTCPWHGWQYELETGIQTVNRQPLQQTFDVRVKQGRLELRLS; translated from the coding sequence ATGAATGACACCGACGGATCAAACTGGGTAGACGTCGCCGCGGCGACAGACGTTGACGAAGGCCAAGCAATCGAAGTGGTCGTGGGAGAACACATCATTGCATTGTTCCGCACCGCCGATCGCTACTACGCACTCGATGGCCTTTGCTCCCACCAAGGTGGTCCGATCGCGAATGGCGAATTGTCCTTGACCGATCAGGGCAAATCCTGTGTGACCTGCCCGTGGCACGGCTGGCAATATGAACTGGAAACCGGCATCCAAACCGTCAATCGGCAACCGCTACAACAAACCTTCGACGTCCGCGTCAAGCAAGGACGATTAGAACTCCGACTCAGCTAG
- a CDS encoding M16 family metallopeptidase translates to MKRHLRNLIVTFGIAACLIAVPAWGQDENTTSSTPVAERDSTGQTLMKVTEIEGISEYKLDNGVRVLLFPDESKEVVTVNMTVFVGSRHEGYGEAGMAHLLEHMLFKGTPDHPNVPKVLQDRGARFNGTTWVDRTNYYETLPASEDNLRFALKLEADRLLNSFIRGEDLESEMTVVRNEFERGENSPFRILMQRMQSVAFDWHNYGKSTIGNRSDIERVPVVNLRRFYRKYYRPDNILLIVAGRFQSDSAIELIGEIFGTLESPDTPIDPTYTTEPAQDGERTVVLRRVGDVQLAGTTYHIPSGSHPEFAAAKALSIVLGDEPSGRLYQGLVEKEIASNVYALAYAFAEPGVLMTLAEVSQDKSIEAARSELIALLEEGFSENPITEQEVERAKQQILKQRELQASETDRLAVSLSEWAAQGDWRLYFLFRDVVESLTAEQVQAFAEKYLVRNNRTVGLFIPSETSERISIPESPNLIARLEGYKGREAIQQGEQFDPSPENIEQRTQRGKLSNGIQYALLPKQTRGGSVNLSLTLRFGTADTMIDRIGAIELIGAMMMRGTDKLDYQELQDELTRLRAELSINTVPGLLQLTLKTKREFLPEVIEVMRQVLRSPRLDGNELEILRRQIVTSLQQSSTMPQTIAPRDVRRRLSPYGKDDIRYVQTIDEEIAMYQNVTIEEISQAYRELLGASHGELSVVGDFDPEEIQASIESILLGWESEIDYVRFDRPANEDAEGGLTSFNTPDKANAFYFSQAQLALQDTDDEYASLVLGNYILGGGGLSSRLADRVRQQEGLSYGVRSGLTSRPKDGRVDFTIYAITNPENKDRLIEVIREEVEKLRQEGVTADELEKAQQAYLQSQMVRRTDDSNLVGELIGTMFMDRTMEYASKHASQIESATVDSVNKAINKYIHWDKLVRSVAGEFEKAATVE, encoded by the coding sequence GTGAAGCGTCACCTCCGAAATTTAATCGTCACCTTCGGCATCGCCGCATGTCTGATTGCCGTTCCGGCATGGGGGCAAGACGAAAACACCACCTCCTCAACGCCAGTCGCCGAACGCGACTCGACAGGGCAAACGCTGATGAAAGTCACCGAGATCGAAGGGATTTCAGAATACAAGTTGGACAACGGTGTCCGCGTGTTGCTGTTCCCCGACGAAAGCAAGGAAGTTGTTACGGTCAACATGACCGTCTTTGTCGGTTCGCGTCATGAAGGTTATGGCGAAGCAGGCATGGCACACCTGCTTGAGCACATGTTGTTTAAAGGGACTCCGGATCACCCCAATGTACCCAAGGTGCTGCAAGATCGTGGTGCTCGGTTCAACGGCACCACGTGGGTTGATCGGACAAACTACTACGAAACGCTGCCGGCGTCGGAAGACAACTTGCGATTCGCTCTCAAGCTTGAGGCGGATCGTTTGCTCAACAGCTTTATCCGTGGCGAAGACCTCGAAAGCGAAATGACGGTCGTCCGGAACGAATTTGAACGCGGCGAGAACTCTCCGTTTCGAATCCTGATGCAACGGATGCAGTCGGTCGCATTCGACTGGCACAACTATGGCAAATCCACCATCGGGAATCGAAGTGACATCGAACGCGTGCCGGTTGTCAACCTGCGTCGCTTTTATCGTAAGTACTACCGACCCGACAATATTCTATTGATCGTTGCAGGGAGGTTTCAATCCGATTCGGCGATCGAATTGATCGGCGAAATCTTTGGAACGCTTGAGTCCCCCGATACGCCAATCGATCCGACCTACACAACCGAACCGGCACAAGACGGCGAGCGAACGGTAGTCTTGCGTCGCGTAGGCGATGTCCAACTGGCCGGGACGACCTACCACATCCCGTCGGGCAGCCATCCTGAATTCGCCGCGGCAAAGGCTCTTTCGATCGTCCTCGGCGACGAACCCAGTGGTCGGCTATATCAAGGATTGGTCGAGAAAGAAATCGCCAGCAATGTTTATGCACTTGCTTATGCTTTCGCCGAACCCGGCGTGCTGATGACGCTCGCGGAAGTGTCTCAAGACAAGTCGATTGAAGCCGCACGGTCGGAGTTGATCGCGTTGCTCGAAGAAGGCTTCTCTGAAAATCCGATTACCGAACAAGAGGTCGAACGGGCCAAACAGCAGATCTTGAAACAACGTGAGTTGCAAGCTTCGGAAACCGATCGGTTAGCAGTTTCGCTAAGTGAGTGGGCCGCGCAAGGTGATTGGCGCTTGTACTTTCTGTTCCGCGACGTTGTCGAATCGCTGACCGCGGAACAGGTGCAAGCGTTCGCCGAAAAATACTTGGTCCGAAACAATCGCACCGTCGGCTTGTTTATCCCCAGCGAAACTTCCGAGCGCATTTCGATTCCGGAATCACCCAACCTGATCGCTCGATTGGAAGGTTACAAGGGACGCGAAGCGATCCAGCAAGGCGAGCAGTTTGATCCATCGCCAGAGAACATCGAGCAGCGTACCCAGCGTGGTAAACTTTCCAATGGGATTCAATACGCATTGCTTCCCAAACAGACTCGCGGGGGATCGGTCAATCTATCGTTGACGTTGCGATTCGGAACAGCCGACACGATGATCGATCGGATCGGCGCGATCGAATTGATTGGCGCCATGATGATGCGGGGAACCGACAAACTGGACTACCAAGAACTGCAAGATGAATTGACGCGGTTGCGAGCCGAACTGTCGATCAACACCGTTCCAGGTTTGTTGCAGTTAACCTTGAAAACGAAACGCGAATTTCTGCCGGAAGTGATCGAGGTGATGCGGCAAGTGCTACGATCTCCACGACTCGACGGAAACGAGCTGGAAATTCTCCGTCGTCAAATCGTGACCAGCTTGCAGCAGAGCAGCACGATGCCACAGACGATCGCACCTCGTGACGTTCGACGCCGGCTCTCGCCCTACGGAAAAGACGACATCCGTTACGTACAAACGATCGACGAAGAGATCGCGATGTACCAAAACGTCACCATCGAAGAGATTAGCCAAGCCTACCGGGAACTGCTCGGTGCCAGCCATGGCGAATTGTCTGTCGTCGGTGATTTCGATCCTGAAGAGATCCAAGCGAGTATCGAATCGATCTTGCTCGGCTGGGAAAGCGAGATCGATTACGTCCGATTCGATAGACCCGCGAACGAGGATGCCGAGGGTGGGCTGACCTCCTTCAATACGCCAGATAAAGCCAATGCATTCTATTTTTCGCAGGCCCAACTCGCCCTCCAAGACACCGACGACGAGTACGCATCTTTGGTGCTCGGCAACTATATTCTCGGTGGCGGCGGCTTAAGCAGTCGACTTGCCGATCGCGTCCGGCAGCAAGAAGGCTTGTCCTACGGGGTACGTAGTGGATTGACTTCGCGTCCCAAAGACGGTCGCGTTGATTTCACGATCTATGCGATTACCAATCCGGAAAACAAGGATCGCTTGATCGAAGTGATTCGCGAAGAAGTAGAAAAATTGCGGCAAGAAGGCGTCACGGCCGACGAGCTCGAAAAGGCTCAGCAAGCCTACCTCCAGTCGCAAATGGTACGACGCACCGATGACAGCAACCTCGTGGGCGAACTGATCGGCACCATGTTTATGGATCGAACGATGGAGTATGCCTCGAAACACGCCAGCCAAATCGAATCGGCAACCGTCGATTCGGTCAATAAGGCGATCAACAAGTACATCCATTGGGACAAACTTGTCCGTTCGGTTGCCGGTGAATTCGAAAAGGCAGCGACTGTCGAATAA
- a CDS encoding histone deacetylase family protein, which yields MKLFYTDHFELPLPESHRFPMDKYRRLRRHVATAEVHRQDVLLVPPAATDEQLLLCHDGGYLERVKFGTLTGREIRRIGFPWSEKMVERSRRSTGATIAACRAALDDGISANLAGGTHHAFADAGEGYCVFNDAAVAIRSLQAERLIRRACVIDLDVHQGNGTASILQGDWTAITLSLHGAKNFPLRKIPSDIDRPLADGTDDSTYLDALEEALERLETEHQRGAFELAIYLAGADPFEGDRLGRMCLTKSGLAERDRRAMRWCRDRSIPIAVAMSGGYARDIDDIVSIHAATLRIASTFCGRPEC from the coding sequence GTGAAACTGTTTTATACCGACCACTTTGAATTGCCCTTACCGGAGTCTCATCGGTTTCCGATGGACAAATATCGGCGGTTGCGCCGTCACGTCGCCACGGCCGAAGTTCATCGCCAGGACGTCCTCTTGGTACCCCCGGCGGCGACGGACGAACAATTGCTGCTGTGCCATGATGGGGGCTATTTAGAACGAGTCAAATTTGGAACGCTGACTGGGCGCGAAATCCGCCGAATCGGCTTCCCCTGGTCTGAAAAAATGGTCGAACGCTCACGACGTAGCACCGGGGCAACGATTGCGGCGTGTCGCGCGGCGCTTGATGACGGGATATCAGCAAACCTAGCCGGTGGCACCCACCATGCCTTTGCCGACGCGGGGGAAGGCTATTGTGTTTTCAACGATGCCGCCGTCGCGATTCGTAGTTTGCAAGCTGAACGCTTGATCCGCCGAGCCTGTGTGATCGACCTGGATGTGCACCAGGGCAACGGAACCGCATCGATTCTTCAAGGTGATTGGACTGCGATCACCCTGTCACTCCACGGCGCGAAGAACTTCCCGCTTCGGAAAATTCCCAGTGATATCGATCGACCGCTCGCCGACGGGACCGACGACTCAACTTACTTGGACGCACTCGAGGAAGCGTTGGAGCGACTTGAAACCGAGCACCAGCGCGGGGCATTCGAACTGGCCATTTACCTGGCCGGGGCCGACCCGTTTGAGGGGGATCGTTTGGGACGCATGTGCCTGACCAAATCTGGATTGGCCGAGCGGGACCGTAGGGCGATGCGATGGTGCCGTGACCGATCGATTCCCATTGCCGTCGCCATGAGCGGCGGGTACGCTCGCGATATCGATGACATCGTTTCGATTCATGCCGCGACCTTGCGCATCGCTTCAACGTTCTGCGGTCGTCCCGAATGCTGA
- a CDS encoding ABC transporter permease subunit → MIDATMVRTYIKQASLLFLSLALAMFAFAWVRVWVVSLLDMGQFQTILEQFRDFEKFAPISFDALFTYQGRVGMTFDEPIIIICVVIWCISRGSDVVSGEIGRGTMEMLLSHPIRRTQLLWSHATVAIVGLALLCLSVWGGLAIGVQLTTVKETQPPPVVEVPLFGWEVPLQLGEPPKQSFPLSERVDSEIFAPAVFNLFAFGFFLLGLSSWLSSRDRYRWRTIGIVMAIYVLQAVIYGLGKAAESLQWLLNLSFFSCYKPQKLVQLAADEGRWTPWSLLAELPDATLPPFAYPLLLLIGGAAFYGLAAWTFAKRDLPAPV, encoded by the coding sequence ATGATCGACGCGACAATGGTCCGGACTTACATCAAGCAAGCGAGCTTGCTGTTCCTATCGCTCGCGTTGGCAATGTTTGCGTTCGCCTGGGTGCGTGTTTGGGTGGTCAGCCTATTGGATATGGGCCAGTTCCAAACGATTCTGGAACAGTTCCGGGACTTTGAAAAGTTTGCACCGATCAGCTTTGACGCACTGTTTACCTACCAAGGCCGGGTCGGGATGACGTTTGATGAGCCGATCATCATCATCTGCGTTGTCATCTGGTGCATCTCCCGTGGCAGTGACGTTGTCAGCGGAGAAATCGGTCGGGGGACGATGGAGATGCTGCTATCGCACCCCATCCGCCGGACACAGTTGTTGTGGTCGCATGCCACCGTCGCAATTGTTGGGCTGGCCCTATTGTGCCTAAGCGTCTGGGGTGGACTGGCAATCGGTGTGCAGTTGACAACCGTGAAAGAAACCCAACCTCCACCGGTCGTCGAAGTACCGTTGTTCGGCTGGGAGGTTCCTTTGCAACTCGGTGAACCTCCCAAGCAATCGTTTCCGTTGAGCGAACGAGTCGATAGCGAAATCTTTGCTCCCGCCGTATTCAATTTGTTCGCGTTCGGATTTTTCCTGCTCGGACTGTCGTCTTGGCTAAGTAGCCGTGATCGCTATCGTTGGCGTACGATCGGAATTGTGATGGCAATCTATGTGCTGCAGGCGGTGATTTACGGACTCGGCAAAGCGGCTGAGTCGCTGCAGTGGCTTCTAAACCTGTCGTTCTTTAGTTGCTATAAACCGCAGAAACTCGTTCAATTGGCGGCTGACGAAGGCCGCTGGACGCCTTGGAGCCTACTGGCAGAACTGCCTGACGCGACCCTCCCGCCGTTCGCATATCCACTGCTATTGCTGATCGGCGGCGCAGCATTTTATGGCCTCGCCGCCTGGACGTTTGCCAAGCGAGACCTACCGGCGCCGGTATAG
- a CDS encoding ABC transporter ATP-binding protein → MNSAAVLQDSGASASGTPSAGVRCHRLSKHYGDFLALDQCSLEVHPGDIFGLLGPNGAGKTTLIRSLLGYLRRTSGEVNVCGIDPEVDSVEVRRRVSYLPGDARLPRHLRGKGVLRFFADLHPLGDLERSLEIADALELDTRRHVGMMSTGMRQKLALAVVLAPQTPLLILDEPTANLDPSVRATVLNFVVDAQRRGRTIIFSSHVLSEIEETCNRVVFLRRGRLARELVMAELFQRHRVWGDLPDETSFSDVKHQVPPQFDHQVKLECLRDEAGAGPQAIRIDTSGDLAPLLSWIDSLHLSRLRVEPLGLRAIYDSVHHQTQEDPREDRTEMATDSNDEHHRGNCREVAR, encoded by the coding sequence TTGAACTCCGCCGCCGTCCTCCAAGATTCCGGTGCCTCTGCGTCCGGCACCCCATCGGCTGGCGTACGATGCCACCGGTTGTCCAAACACTACGGCGATTTCCTGGCGCTTGATCAATGTAGCCTGGAAGTCCATCCGGGTGACATTTTTGGTCTACTGGGACCGAACGGCGCGGGAAAGACCACGCTGATTCGATCATTGCTGGGTTACCTCCGTCGTACTTCCGGTGAAGTAAACGTCTGTGGGATCGATCCCGAAGTCGATTCCGTCGAAGTCCGCCGGCGGGTGTCGTACTTGCCCGGTGATGCCCGACTGCCGCGTCATTTGCGTGGAAAAGGTGTACTCCGTTTTTTTGCCGACTTGCATCCGCTGGGTGACTTAGAACGAAGCCTGGAAATCGCGGATGCCCTCGAATTGGATACTCGGCGTCATGTCGGAATGATGTCGACCGGCATGCGACAGAAACTTGCCTTGGCGGTCGTCCTGGCTCCACAAACCCCGTTATTAATTCTTGACGAACCGACGGCCAATCTTGATCCCTCGGTTCGCGCGACGGTTCTAAATTTTGTCGTCGATGCCCAACGCCGTGGCCGCACCATCATTTTCTCGTCCCACGTGCTTAGCGAGATCGAAGAAACCTGTAATCGCGTCGTCTTCCTTCGTCGAGGCCGATTGGCGCGTGAGTTGGTCATGGCGGAATTGTTTCAACGGCATCGCGTCTGGGGCGATCTCCCCGATGAAACCTCATTTTCAGATGTCAAGCATCAGGTGCCGCCGCAATTCGATCATCAAGTCAAGCTGGAATGCCTGCGAGACGAAGCGGGTGCCGGCCCCCAGGCTATTCGCATCGACACGTCGGGAGATCTTGCCCCACTGTTGTCATGGATCGATTCGCTTCATCTTTCGCGGTTGCGCGTCGAACCATTAGGGCTGCGAGCAATCTACGATTCGGTGCATCATCAAACGCAAGAGGATCCGCGCGAAGACCGTACGGAAATGGCGACCGATTCGAACGATGAACATCACCGTGGAAACTGTCGTGAGGTCGCTCGATGA
- the argJ gene encoding bifunctional glutamate N-acetyltransferase/amino-acid acetyltransferase ArgJ has product MPEFELPLGFRFGGVACGIKASGRPDVSLIACDQAVSAAGVYTQNQIVAAPVVLSRSRTPSASIRAVVTNSGNANACTGGQGDQDAAEMCRLVAAQVGCSEEEVLVMSTGIIGRHLPMERVEAGIASAAEKLGDSVDHFSAAAAAILTTDKSPKTAHRTVELDGQQVRISAMAKGAGMIAPNMATMLGVVMTDAAIAPQQLQALLSSAADVSFNRVSVDGHTSTNDTVLALASGKSGIEITPERAEVFRETLTEVCVELARELVADGEGAQHVMKIHVGGAGSDHDADGIARAIGESPLVKTAITGGDPNWGRIVSAAGYAGFQITPAQTTLRICGTKIFENGTPIAYDAASLSQTMKATPEIDIELIVGSGSGEATRWASDLTCEYVRFNSEYTT; this is encoded by the coding sequence ATGCCTGAATTTGAACTACCACTAGGTTTCCGTTTCGGCGGCGTTGCATGCGGGATCAAGGCTAGCGGACGGCCCGACGTCTCTTTGATCGCGTGTGATCAAGCGGTCTCTGCGGCTGGCGTTTACACACAAAATCAGATTGTCGCTGCCCCGGTCGTACTGTCGCGCAGCCGAACTCCGTCGGCGTCAATTCGTGCGGTCGTGACCAATAGCGGTAACGCCAACGCTTGCACCGGTGGTCAAGGCGACCAGGACGCGGCCGAGATGTGTCGACTGGTTGCCGCGCAGGTCGGTTGCTCCGAAGAAGAAGTCTTGGTGATGAGCACCGGGATTATTGGAAGACATCTTCCGATGGAGCGCGTTGAAGCCGGAATCGCATCGGCTGCCGAAAAACTGGGCGACTCCGTCGATCATTTCAGCGCCGCAGCGGCGGCAATTCTGACGACTGACAAATCCCCAAAGACGGCACATCGAACTGTCGAATTGGACGGACAACAGGTTCGAATTTCTGCGATGGCCAAGGGGGCCGGCATGATCGCCCCGAATATGGCCACGATGCTGGGGGTGGTGATGACCGATGCCGCGATCGCCCCGCAGCAACTTCAGGCGTTGTTGAGTTCTGCCGCCGACGTGAGCTTCAACCGGGTCAGTGTCGACGGTCACACCAGTACCAATGACACGGTACTGGCATTGGCGAGCGGAAAAAGCGGAATCGAAATCACGCCCGAACGCGCCGAAGTATTCCGTGAAACGCTAACAGAAGTCTGCGTCGAACTCGCCCGGGAACTGGTCGCCGACGGGGAGGGGGCGCAACACGTAATGAAAATCCACGTCGGCGGTGCCGGCAGTGATCACGACGCAGACGGCATCGCCCGAGCGATCGGAGAAAGCCCGCTTGTAAAAACCGCGATCACTGGCGGTGATCCCAACTGGGGGCGGATTGTCTCGGCTGCCGGCTATGCGGGTTTCCAAATCACGCCGGCCCAGACAACGCTTCGGATCTGCGGGACGAAAATCTTTGAAAACGGAACGCCGATCGCTTACGACGCCGCTTCGCTGAGTCAAACGATGAAGGCGACGCCGGAAATCGACATCGAACTGATTGTCGGCAGTGGTTCGGGTGAAGCGACGCGATGGGCCAGTGATTTGACCTGCGAGTACGTTCGCTTCAACAGCGAATACACGACCTAG